A single Dermacentor albipictus isolate Rhodes 1998 colony chromosome 3, USDA_Dalb.pri_finalv2, whole genome shotgun sequence DNA region contains:
- the LOC135898782 gene encoding uncharacterized protein isoform X1, which translates to MRGLGIGIGGGSFRGFLLRRRRSAKEGEAAAAAGPGGALASSRHHAQQPPVRCATMSSIGSVGRSGGPLANGVPCATVGNGGVKKDHSAPAVAAAAANGGTANGPLLETTTVKKGLLWQQWDKFFSRWKERYFVLTKDYLACFKKESKVGTSEMGGFLYKVNLADVEGLQWADKKRTGVIALRVGTEGQLLLWTNCGLDDWMFALRDAIGRSKGRREALRKAHTLGPQFYDAGLTKRQALLLQHTLTSSEAQSPSSSVRTSTSCELRSLGERTPTPSLTRRAQRMSVATEASDSGCSMAQPPGSASVDYDTRSVPWSAPLGPRPTGSYSSLISLGQRSLGAHRPSPRSLQVSPALAQRSLYAQHVLNSPEVANGRNGGVRCGGVGGATASATLEFAYIRPDSPVTLTGPRRSTLDSGHCQRSQSSCFGGASPFLQLGEPQQQQQYHKLLQQQQQRHHRNHKHHQNHHPAAPPFALHDLRAALPGQDDEPRPSSIYGQPSLTVVGDRAAYSVQPPDVVPNNHAPRPSASKLMKRAVRAYTHSKSDSSFVLKQSPSQLQGHLAVT; encoded by the exons GCGAGGCCTCGGCATCGGCATTGGTGGCGGCAGCTTCCGCGGCTTcctgctgcggcggcggcgatCGGCCAAGGAAGGcgaagcggcggcggcggccggtcCCGGCGGTGCGCTGGCTTCCTCGCGCCACCACGCGCAGCAGCCGCCCGTAAGATGCGCCACcatgagcagcatcggcagcgTGGGCCGCAGCGGCGGCCCGCTGGCCAACGGCGTGCCCTGCGCCACCGTGGGCAACGGGGGCGTCAAGAAGGACCACTCGGCGCCGGCCGTGGCCGCAGCGGCCGCCAACGGGGGCACGGCCAACGGGCCCCTGCTCGAGACCACCACGGTCAAGAAGGGCCTGCTGTGGCAGCAGTGGGACAAGTTTTTCAGTCGCTGGAAGGAGCGCTACTTTGTGCTCACCAAGGACTACTTGGCGTGCTTTAAGAAGGAATCCAAGGTCGGAACCTCCGAGATGGGAGGATTCCTTTACAAG GTGAACTTGGCAGACGTGGAGGGGCTGCAGTGGGCCGACAAAAAGCGGACGGGAGTTATCGCCCTTCGGGTGGGCACCGAGGGCCAGCTCCTGCTCTGGACCAACTGCGGCCTGGACGACTGGATGTTCGCCCTTAGAGACGCCATCGGTCGGAGCAAGGGGCGCAGAGAGGCCCTCCGCAAGGCGCACACGCTCGGCCCGCAGTTCTACGACGCGGGACTCACCAAGAG GCAGGCGTTGCTGCTGCAGCACACGCTGACCTCGTCGGAGGCGCAGTCCCCATCGTCGTCGGTGCGCACCTCCACCTCGTGCGAGCTGCGGTCCCTGGGCGAGCGCACCCCTACGCCCAGCCTGACGCGCCGGGCGCAGAGGATGTCGGTGGCCACCGAGGCCAGCGACAGCGGCTGCAGCATGGCGCAGCCGCCGGGCTCCGCCAGCGTGGACTACGACACGCGCTCGGTGCCCTGGTCGGCCCCGCTCGGACCACGGCCCACGGGCTCCTACAGCTCGCTCATCTCGCTCGGCCAGCGCTCCCTGGGAGCGCACCGGCCGTCGCCTCGGTCCCTGCAG GTGTCCCCGGCCCTGGCGCAGCGTTCCCTATACGCGCAGCACGTGCTCAACTCGCCCGAAGTGGCCAACGGCCGCAACGGCGGGGTCCGGTGCGGCGGCGTGGGCGGGGCCACGGCCTCCGCGACGCTGGAGTTCGCCTACATCCGTCCCGACTCGCCGGTCACCCTGACGGGGCCCCGGCGCAGCACGCTCGACAGCGGCCACTGCCAGCGATCCCAGTCGTCCTGCTTCGGCGGCGCCAGCCCGTTCCTGCAGCTGGGtgagccgcagcagcagcagcagtaccacaagctcctccagcagcagcagcagcggcaccacCGAAACCACAAGCACCATCAGAACCACCACCCCGCCGCTCCTCCGTTCGCCCTGCACGACCTGAGGGCCGCGCTGCCGGGCCAGGACGACGAGCCGCGGCCGTCGTCCATCTACGGCCAGCCCTCTCTGACGGTGGTGGGCGACCGCGCCGCCTACTCGGTGCAGCCGCCCGACGTGGTGCCCAACAACCACGCGCCGCGGCCGTCGGCCTCCAAGCTCATGAAGCGGGCCGTCAGGGCGTACACGCACTCCAAGTCGGACTCGTCGTTCGTGCTCAAGCAGAGCCCGTCGCAGCTGCAGGGACACTTGGCCGTGACCTGA
- the LOC135898782 gene encoding uncharacterized protein isoform X2, translating into MSSIGSVGRSGGPLANGVPCATVGNGGVKKDHSAPAVAAAAANGGTANGPLLETTTVKKGLLWQQWDKFFSRWKERYFVLTKDYLACFKKESKVGTSEMGGFLYKVNLADVEGLQWADKKRTGVIALRVGTEGQLLLWTNCGLDDWMFALRDAIGRSKGRREALRKAHTLGPQFYDAGLTKRQALLLQHTLTSSEAQSPSSSVRTSTSCELRSLGERTPTPSLTRRAQRMSVATEASDSGCSMAQPPGSASVDYDTRSVPWSAPLGPRPTGSYSSLISLGQRSLGAHRPSPRSLQVSPALAQRSLYAQHVLNSPEVANGRNGGVRCGGVGGATASATLEFAYIRPDSPVTLTGPRRSTLDSGHCQRSQSSCFGGASPFLQLGEPQQQQQYHKLLQQQQQRHHRNHKHHQNHHPAAPPFALHDLRAALPGQDDEPRPSSIYGQPSLTVVGDRAAYSVQPPDVVPNNHAPRPSASKLMKRAVRAYTHSKSDSSFVLKQSPSQLQGHLAVT; encoded by the exons atgagcagcatcggcagcgTGGGCCGCAGCGGCGGCCCGCTGGCCAACGGCGTGCCCTGCGCCACCGTGGGCAACGGGGGCGTCAAGAAGGACCACTCGGCGCCGGCCGTGGCCGCAGCGGCCGCCAACGGGGGCACGGCCAACGGGCCCCTGCTCGAGACCACCACGGTCAAGAAGGGCCTGCTGTGGCAGCAGTGGGACAAGTTTTTCAGTCGCTGGAAGGAGCGCTACTTTGTGCTCACCAAGGACTACTTGGCGTGCTTTAAGAAGGAATCCAAGGTCGGAACCTCCGAGATGGGAGGATTCCTTTACAAG GTGAACTTGGCAGACGTGGAGGGGCTGCAGTGGGCCGACAAAAAGCGGACGGGAGTTATCGCCCTTCGGGTGGGCACCGAGGGCCAGCTCCTGCTCTGGACCAACTGCGGCCTGGACGACTGGATGTTCGCCCTTAGAGACGCCATCGGTCGGAGCAAGGGGCGCAGAGAGGCCCTCCGCAAGGCGCACACGCTCGGCCCGCAGTTCTACGACGCGGGACTCACCAAGAG GCAGGCGTTGCTGCTGCAGCACACGCTGACCTCGTCGGAGGCGCAGTCCCCATCGTCGTCGGTGCGCACCTCCACCTCGTGCGAGCTGCGGTCCCTGGGCGAGCGCACCCCTACGCCCAGCCTGACGCGCCGGGCGCAGAGGATGTCGGTGGCCACCGAGGCCAGCGACAGCGGCTGCAGCATGGCGCAGCCGCCGGGCTCCGCCAGCGTGGACTACGACACGCGCTCGGTGCCCTGGTCGGCCCCGCTCGGACCACGGCCCACGGGCTCCTACAGCTCGCTCATCTCGCTCGGCCAGCGCTCCCTGGGAGCGCACCGGCCGTCGCCTCGGTCCCTGCAG GTGTCCCCGGCCCTGGCGCAGCGTTCCCTATACGCGCAGCACGTGCTCAACTCGCCCGAAGTGGCCAACGGCCGCAACGGCGGGGTCCGGTGCGGCGGCGTGGGCGGGGCCACGGCCTCCGCGACGCTGGAGTTCGCCTACATCCGTCCCGACTCGCCGGTCACCCTGACGGGGCCCCGGCGCAGCACGCTCGACAGCGGCCACTGCCAGCGATCCCAGTCGTCCTGCTTCGGCGGCGCCAGCCCGTTCCTGCAGCTGGGtgagccgcagcagcagcagcagtaccacaagctcctccagcagcagcagcagcggcaccacCGAAACCACAAGCACCATCAGAACCACCACCCCGCCGCTCCTCCGTTCGCCCTGCACGACCTGAGGGCCGCGCTGCCGGGCCAGGACGACGAGCCGCGGCCGTCGTCCATCTACGGCCAGCCCTCTCTGACGGTGGTGGGCGACCGCGCCGCCTACTCGGTGCAGCCGCCCGACGTGGTGCCCAACAACCACGCGCCGCGGCCGTCGGCCTCCAAGCTCATGAAGCGGGCCGTCAGGGCGTACACGCACTCCAAGTCGGACTCGTCGTTCGTGCTCAAGCAGAGCCCGTCGCAGCTGCAGGGACACTTGGCCGTGACCTGA